One Bacillus sp. 1780r2a1 DNA segment encodes these proteins:
- a CDS encoding PRD domain-containing protein produces the protein MRESFFVKKVLNNNVLIATHNAYKEVVLIGKGIGFNKKKSDEIDADAVEKMFLLKSEEEQEQYKQLLLQVDENVIEMMNDIITHIQARVSKPLNEHIHIGLTDHIAFAVKRFQQGLDLKNPFLIETKALYPKEFEIAEEVVAMIYEKVGVKLPIGEVGFIALHIHSALTEKNILEVNQDSQLIQTIINVIEESLNLDVNKESVHYMRLIRHLHFAIDRVKTGEVIEEPKKIALLLKEEYPLCYNVSWKVIKIMQQALHLPVYEAEAVYLTMHLQRLMTKSDL, from the coding sequence GTGAGAGAGTCCTTTTTTGTAAAAAAGGTACTGAATAACAATGTTTTAATTGCTACACACAATGCATATAAAGAGGTTGTTCTAATTGGCAAAGGCATCGGTTTTAATAAAAAGAAAAGCGATGAAATAGATGCGGATGCTGTAGAAAAGATGTTTTTACTTAAAAGCGAAGAAGAGCAGGAACAATATAAGCAGCTTTTGTTACAAGTTGACGAAAATGTAATTGAGATGATGAATGATATTATTACGCATATTCAAGCTCGTGTATCTAAACCTTTAAATGAGCACATTCACATTGGACTGACAGATCATATTGCATTTGCTGTAAAGCGTTTTCAACAAGGCCTTGATTTGAAAAATCCTTTTTTAATTGAAACAAAAGCTCTTTATCCAAAAGAATTTGAAATTGCTGAAGAAGTTGTAGCAATGATTTATGAAAAAGTTGGAGTAAAGCTGCCAATAGGAGAAGTAGGATTTATTGCATTGCATATTCACAGCGCGTTAACAGAAAAAAACATCTTAGAAGTAAATCAAGATTCGCAGCTTATTCAAACGATTATTAACGTCATTGAAGAGTCGTTAAATCTAGACGTCAACAAAGAATCTGTTCATTATATGAGGCTAATTCGCCACTTGCATTTTGCAATTGATAGGGTGAAGACAGGTGAAGTCATCGAAGAACCAAAAAAAATTGCTTTACTATTGAAAGAGGAATATCCTCTATGTTACAATGTCTCATGGAAAGTGATTAAAATTATGCAACAAGCTCTACACTTACCAGTTTATGAAGCAGAAGCCGTTTATTTAACGATGCATCTGCAGCGACTTATGACAAAATCTGATTTATAA
- the ptsG gene encoding glucose-specific PTS transporter subunit IIBC: MFKKLFGVLQKVGKALMLPVAILPAAGILLGFGTAFQNETLLERLPALNADWFQMIAHVMSNAGDIIFGNLPLLFAVGVAIGLAGGEGVAGLAAIVGYLIMNVTMGTVKGLDGLKPVEFAKLLEDPAYASVLGIPTLQTGVFGGIIIGVLAAAMYNRFFNIELPPYLGFFAGKRFVPIATAVSSIVIGLIMVAVWPIIQNALNAFSNNMIDANLTLSAFIFGVIERSLIPFGLHHIFYSPFWYEFGSYVNQAGEVFRGDQRIFMAQLADGAELTAGTFQVGKYPFMMFGLPAAALAIYHEARPENKKYVAGIMGSAALTSFLTGITEPLEFSFLFVAPILFAIHAVFAGLSFMIMEILNVKIGMTFSGGVIDYILFGVLQNRTDWWLVIPVGLVLAVIYYFGFRFAIRKFNLNTPGREEKADDADGDKVEAGELPRNILEALGGQPNITHLDACITRLRVSVDDVKSVDKERLKKLGASGVLEVGNNIQAIFGPKSDTLKSQIKDIMDGKTPVAPKEQPKAVEEAPKAAVSTNGGDIVSPIEGELVPLSEVPDQVFSQKLMGDGFAIIPKTGTVVAPVDGKVVNLFPTKHALGIESTTGQEILIHFGIDTVNLKGEGFDALVAQGDEVKQGQPLLQVDLDFVKSNAPSTITPVIFTNLQADEKVEILKQGEVSLQEQNIITISK, translated from the coding sequence ATGTTTAAAAAGCTTTTTGGCGTCTTACAAAAAGTCGGAAAAGCACTTATGCTACCGGTTGCGATTTTACCGGCAGCAGGTATCTTACTTGGATTTGGTACTGCTTTTCAAAATGAAACATTACTTGAAAGATTACCGGCTTTAAATGCTGACTGGTTCCAGATGATTGCTCATGTTATGTCCAACGCTGGAGACATTATTTTTGGTAACTTACCTTTACTATTTGCTGTAGGGGTAGCAATTGGATTAGCTGGAGGGGAAGGCGTAGCCGGACTTGCAGCGATTGTTGGTTATTTAATTATGAACGTAACAATGGGTACAGTAAAAGGGCTGGATGGTTTAAAGCCAGTTGAATTTGCTAAGTTGTTAGAAGATCCGGCATATGCAAGTGTGTTAGGAATTCCAACGTTACAAACAGGTGTGTTTGGTGGTATTATAATTGGGGTGCTAGCAGCTGCTATGTACAACCGTTTCTTTAACATCGAACTGCCTCCATATTTAGGTTTCTTTGCTGGTAAGCGCTTTGTACCAATTGCAACAGCGGTATCATCAATTGTCATTGGTTTAATCATGGTAGCAGTATGGCCAATCATTCAAAATGCACTGAATGCATTCTCAAACAATATGATTGATGCGAACTTAACGCTATCAGCATTTATCTTCGGGGTTATTGAACGTTCACTAATTCCGTTTGGCTTACACCATATTTTCTATTCACCATTCTGGTATGAATTTGGTTCTTATGTCAACCAAGCTGGTGAAGTATTCCGTGGAGACCAACGTATCTTCATGGCACAATTAGCAGATGGTGCTGAATTAACAGCAGGTACATTCCAAGTTGGTAAATATCCGTTCATGATGTTCGGTTTACCAGCAGCAGCGCTTGCTATTTATCACGAAGCTCGTCCTGAAAATAAGAAGTATGTAGCTGGTATCATGGGTTCGGCAGCATTAACATCATTCTTAACAGGTATTACAGAACCACTTGAGTTCTCATTCTTATTCGTAGCGCCAATTTTGTTTGCAATTCACGCAGTGTTTGCAGGTCTATCGTTTATGATCATGGAAATTTTAAATGTTAAAATTGGTATGACATTCTCCGGTGGGGTTATTGACTACATCCTATTCGGTGTGTTACAAAATAGAACAGATTGGTGGTTAGTAATCCCAGTTGGTCTTGTTCTAGCAGTTATTTACTACTTTGGTTTCCGTTTTGCGATTCGTAAGTTTAATTTAAACACACCAGGTCGTGAAGAAAAAGCGGACGATGCAGATGGTGATAAAGTTGAAGCGGGCGAATTACCACGCAATATCCTAGAAGCATTAGGTGGTCAACCAAATATTACGCACTTAGATGCATGTATTACTCGTTTACGTGTATCAGTTGACGATGTTAAGAGCGTTGATAAAGAGCGTTTGAAAAAACTAGGAGCTTCTGGTGTCCTAGAAGTAGGTAACAATATTCAAGCAATCTTTGGTCCTAAGTCTGATACGTTAAAGAGTCAGATTAAAGACATTATGGATGGAAAAACGCCTGTTGCACCAAAAGAACAGCCAAAAGCTGTAGAAGAAGCACCGAAAGCTGCGGTAAGCACAAACGGTGGAGACATTGTTTCACCAATTGAAGGAGAATTAGTTCCGCTATCAGAGGTACCGGACCAAGTATTCTCACAAAAATTAATGGGTGATGGTTTTGCGATTATTCCGAAAACGGGCACAGTAGTTGCGCCAGTGGATGGAAAGGTAGTAAACTTATTCCCGACGAAGCATGCTTTAGGAATTGAATCAACGACTGGGCAAGAAATTCTAATTCACTTTGGAATTGACACGGTTAACTTAAAAGGTGAAGGGTTTGATGCACTTGTTGCTCAAGGTGACGAAGTGAAGCAAGGCCAACCATTATTACAAGTTGACTTAGATTTTGTAAAATCAAATGCACCATCTACGATTACACCTGTCATCTTTACAAACTTACAAGCAGATGAGAAGGTAGAAATCTTAAAGCAAGGCGAAGTTTCACTGCAAGAACAAAATATTATTACTATTTCAAAGTAA
- a CDS encoding phosphocarrier protein HPr — protein sequence MAQKTFTVTADSGIHARPATTLVQAASKFDSDINLEFNGKTVNLKSIMGVMSLGIQKGATITISAEGSDEADALAALEDTMKKEGLGE from the coding sequence ATGGCACAAAAAACATTTACAGTAACAGCAGACTCAGGAATTCACGCACGTCCAGCAACAACTTTAGTACAAGCAGCTAGCAAATTCGATTCTGATATCAACTTAGAGTTCAACGGTAAAACTGTAAACCTAAAATCAATCATGGGCGTTATGTCTTTAGGTATCCAAAAAGGAGCTACAATCACAATTTCTGCTGAAGGTTCAGACGAAGCTGATGCACTTGCAGCTCTTGAAGATACAATGAAAAAAGAAGGATTAGGCGAATAA
- the ptsP gene encoding phosphoenolpyruvate--protein phosphotransferase, producing MTVEIQGIAASSGIAIAKAFRLENPELTVEKKSVSDVEAEVARLEAALATSRSELEAIKEHARKELGEDKAEIFAAHLLVLSDPELINPIKDKITGESVNAEVALDEVAAMFINMFESMDNEYMKERAADIRDVTKRVLAHLLGVNVSNPSMISEEVVIIAEDLTPSDTAQLNRKFVKGFTTDIGGRTSHSAIMARSMEIPAVVGTKTVMEDIENGTLVIVDGLDGNVIVNPSEETVKAYEKKAEEYAAQKAEWAKLVNEKTVSADNHHVELAANIGTPEDVKGVLENGGEGVGLYRTEFLYMGREELPTEEEQFTSYKTVLERMEGKPVVVRTLDIGGDKELPYLNLPKEMNPFLGFRAIRLCLEMQDMFRTQLRALLRASVYGNLKIMFPMIATVDEFRQAKAILLEEKAKLEAEGVSVSDSIEVGMMVEIPSSAVIADLFAKEVDFFSIGTNDLIQYTLAADRMNERVSYLYQPYNPAILRLVNMVIKAAHKEGKWVGMCGEMAGDEIAIPILLGLGLDEFSMSATSILKARSQIRQLSKADIEPHLDEILSMSSTEEVIEFVKSKFHI from the coding sequence ATGACAGTGGAAATTCAAGGCATTGCCGCTTCTAGCGGCATTGCTATTGCTAAAGCATTTCGTCTAGAAAATCCAGAATTAACCGTTGAAAAGAAATCCGTTTCAGACGTTGAAGCTGAAGTAGCTCGCTTAGAAGCAGCGCTTGCAACATCTCGATCAGAGCTTGAAGCGATTAAAGAACATGCGCGTAAAGAGCTTGGCGAAGATAAAGCTGAAATCTTTGCAGCACATTTATTAGTGTTAAGCGATCCGGAATTAATCAATCCGATTAAAGATAAAATTACAGGTGAAAGCGTGAATGCTGAAGTCGCACTAGACGAAGTTGCAGCGATGTTCATCAACATGTTTGAGTCAATGGACAATGAGTACATGAAAGAGCGTGCAGCAGATATTCGTGACGTAACAAAACGTGTACTAGCACATCTTTTAGGTGTAAACGTTTCAAACCCAAGCATGATTTCTGAGGAAGTTGTTATTATTGCAGAAGATTTAACGCCATCTGATACGGCTCAGTTAAATCGTAAATTTGTAAAAGGGTTTACAACTGACATTGGAGGCCGTACGTCTCACTCTGCAATCATGGCACGTTCAATGGAAATTCCAGCTGTTGTTGGAACAAAAACAGTTATGGAAGACATTGAAAACGGTACACTTGTAATCGTTGATGGTCTTGATGGAAACGTTATTGTTAACCCATCAGAAGAAACGGTTAAAGCGTATGAGAAAAAGGCAGAAGAATATGCAGCACAAAAAGCTGAGTGGGCAAAGCTTGTAAATGAAAAAACAGTTTCAGCTGATAACCACCACGTAGAACTTGCTGCTAATATTGGAACGCCTGAAGATGTTAAAGGTGTATTAGAAAACGGTGGTGAAGGCGTTGGTCTTTACCGTACGGAGTTCTTATATATGGGGCGTGAAGAGCTTCCAACAGAGGAAGAACAATTCACATCATACAAAACGGTATTAGAGCGTATGGAAGGCAAGCCTGTTGTTGTTCGTACTTTAGATATCGGTGGAGATAAAGAGCTTCCTTATCTGAACCTACCTAAAGAAATGAACCCATTCCTAGGTTTCCGTGCAATCCGTCTATGCTTAGAAATGCAAGATATGTTCCGCACGCAGCTTCGTGCGTTATTACGTGCTAGCGTATATGGAAACTTAAAAATCATGTTCCCAATGATTGCAACAGTTGACGAGTTCCGCCAAGCAAAAGCAATTCTATTAGAAGAAAAAGCAAAGCTTGAAGCAGAGGGCGTTAGCGTTTCTGATAGCATTGAAGTAGGTATGATGGTTGAAATTCCTTCTTCAGCAGTTATCGCAGATTTATTTGCAAAAGAAGTAGACTTCTTCTCAATTGGAACAAATGATTTAATTCAATACACGCTTGCTGCTGACCGCATGAATGAGCGCGTATCTTACTTATATCAACCTTATAACCCAGCAATCTTACGCTTAGTAAACATGGTTATTAAAGCGGCTCATAAAGAAGGCAAGTGGGTTGGTATGTGTGGAGAAATGGCTGGAGATGAAATCGCAATTCCAATTCTTTTAGGCTTAGGCTTAGATGAGTTCTCAATGAGCGCAACATCTATTTTAAAAGCACGTTCTCAAATCCGTCAGTTATCAAAAGCGGATATTGAACCACACTTAGATGAGATTTTATCAATGTCTTCTACTGAAGAAGTAATTGAATTTGTAAAATCAAAATTCCATATCTAA
- a CDS encoding LrgB family protein → MTWLTALAFPLTLVVYTLSKWLYKKYKTILVSPILLAPCLLILFLLLSHGSYDQYKQGADFISYMLGPATVAFAVPMYKYFHLLKKHRIEIAVSVATGTLVAMISSMVLAGLFHMQATLVQSIIPRSVTIPIAINVSETLGGDPNITILFVVLSGIIGTFIAPTLIKHLALHSSLAKGLLLGVASHGTGTARAFEFGKIEGTFSSLGMIVAALLTIVFANIFLPLLF, encoded by the coding sequence ATGACTTGGTTAACAGCTTTAGCATTTCCACTTACGCTCGTTGTCTACACGCTTTCGAAATGGCTTTATAAGAAATATAAAACCATTTTGGTTTCGCCTATTTTACTAGCTCCCTGCTTGCTCATCCTATTTTTATTACTCTCACATGGTTCATACGATCAGTATAAGCAAGGAGCAGATTTTATTAGCTACATGCTCGGTCCCGCTACGGTAGCATTTGCTGTGCCGATGTATAAGTATTTTCATCTTCTAAAAAAGCATCGTATAGAAATTGCGGTAAGCGTAGCAACTGGAACTCTTGTAGCAATGATATCTTCCATGGTTTTAGCAGGCCTCTTTCATATGCAAGCTACGCTTGTTCAAAGTATTATTCCACGTTCTGTGACTATTCCTATTGCTATTAACGTATCAGAAACGCTTGGAGGAGATCCGAATATTACAATTTTATTCGTTGTGCTGTCAGGCATTATTGGAACGTTTATTGCGCCTACCCTTATCAAACACCTTGCCCTTCATTCTTCACTAGCTAAAGGCTTACTTTTAGGAGTTGCGTCTCACGGTACAGGCACGGCTCGTGCATTCGAGTTTGGTAAGATTGAAGGTACATTCTCCAGCTTAGGAATGATTGTAGCAGCGCTTTTAACGATTGTGTTTGCAAATATCTTCTTACCACTCCTCTTCTGA
- a CDS encoding CidA/LrgA family holin-like protein — MKVLTLFVQVLFFILIFFVGQQISQWLNLPIPGSIVGFGLLFLLLHLKIIKLNWVERAGNLLVGELLLFFIPAVVGLMNYGDVLKSFGLQILIIITISTIVVMALTGMMAESISKRKEVSNE, encoded by the coding sequence GTGAAGGTTTTAACATTATTTGTTCAAGTTCTTTTTTTCATATTAATCTTTTTTGTTGGTCAACAGATTTCTCAATGGTTAAACCTTCCGATTCCAGGAAGCATTGTTGGATTTGGATTGCTGTTTCTGTTGCTTCATTTAAAAATCATTAAATTAAATTGGGTAGAGCGCGCAGGTAATTTGCTTGTCGGTGAACTATTACTTTTCTTTATTCCAGCTGTTGTCGGTCTAATGAATTATGGAGATGTACTTAAATCATTTGGACTTCAAATTTTAATTATTATTACGATAAGTACCATTGTAGTTATGGCGCTTACTGGAATGATGGCTGAATCTATTTCTAAACGCAAGGAGGTGTCAAACGAATGA
- a CDS encoding uracil/xanthine transporter, translating into MNKLSSSTTILASVQWFFFIFANTVVVPISIGDAFQLSSDQIIMTIRCSFFFTGVACIVQGLIGHRYPLLEGHSGMWWGLILSLCASAPSVGMTYTELGGSLALGIVLAGLITILIGTLNLVPLLQKIFTPMVMNVYLFLLAIQLILIFFKGMLELKPNGTLDIPVSLFSIGLVILVSSISIKGKGIISNFAILIGMIVGWVLYVWLFPSSYSINSSTFHFSFFPWGKPQLQIGIVITACLAGIMNATNTIASLKASEKLHGVKAQSKQYRSSFTITGFFTCLGAVVGLVPYAPFTSTIGFLESTKLLSKRPFIISGGFFALLGLIPPLSSFFATLPVTVGNAVLFVAYLQLFGTALRSIQGYTFNSKAIYRIALPALIGISLMNLSPQVFKSIPFYIRPLISNGLLMGILISILLERLIKWPKYE; encoded by the coding sequence GTGAATAAATTATCTTCATCAACAACTATATTGGCTTCTGTTCAATGGTTTTTCTTTATTTTTGCGAATACAGTTGTCGTTCCAATATCAATTGGAGATGCGTTTCAATTAAGTTCTGATCAAATAATTATGACTATCCGCTGTTCATTCTTTTTCACAGGGGTTGCTTGTATAGTACAAGGATTGATTGGTCACCGATATCCTTTATTAGAAGGTCATTCAGGTATGTGGTGGGGACTTATCTTAAGCTTATGTGCTTCTGCTCCTTCAGTGGGTATGACATATACAGAACTTGGAGGTAGTCTTGCATTAGGAATTGTTCTTGCTGGCTTAATAACGATATTAATAGGGACACTGAATCTTGTGCCGCTTCTTCAAAAAATCTTTACACCAATGGTGATGAACGTATATTTATTTTTACTAGCTATTCAGCTTATTTTAATCTTTTTTAAAGGAATGCTAGAATTAAAACCAAACGGGACACTTGACATACCTGTAAGTCTCTTCTCTATAGGACTGGTTATACTAGTAAGCTCCATTAGTATTAAAGGAAAAGGAATTATCAGTAACTTTGCAATTTTAATAGGAATGATTGTAGGCTGGGTATTGTATGTATGGTTATTTCCCAGCAGCTATTCTATTAACTCTTCAACATTCCACTTTTCGTTTTTTCCATGGGGAAAGCCTCAGCTACAGATAGGTATAGTTATTACTGCTTGTTTAGCTGGTATAATGAACGCCACTAATACTATTGCATCACTCAAAGCATCTGAAAAGTTACATGGAGTAAAGGCACAAAGCAAACAATATCGTTCTTCCTTTACCATTACTGGGTTCTTTACTTGTCTAGGTGCTGTGGTAGGTCTTGTTCCTTATGCACCCTTTACATCTACTATTGGTTTTTTAGAGAGTACAAAACTTTTAAGTAAGAGGCCATTTATCATCAGCGGAGGGTTCTTTGCTTTACTTGGACTAATTCCTCCTTTAAGCTCTTTTTTTGCTACTCTACCGGTAACAGTGGGAAACGCTGTATTATTCGTAGCGTATTTACAACTCTTTGGAACGGCATTGCGAAGTATACAGGGATATACATTTAATTCAAAAGCCATCTATCGAATTGCTCTTCCAGCTTTAATAGGGATATCGTTGATGAACTTGTCACCTCAAGTTTTTAAAAGCATTCCCTTTTATATTCGTCCACTAATCAGCAACGGATTATTAATGGGTATCCTAATATCTATTCTGTTAGAAAGATTAATCAAATGGCCTAAATACGAATAG
- a CDS encoding amidohydrolase family protein, whose amino-acid sequence MEKQGKEFSRRRFISQASKIGGASAVLGVSGAMGLFMDGSGEYVEAKKPDKEKPQKSPKKGDTFMLLNVRLESGYEYENGYIVATRSVIRNLEITKGTISKILDLKESYRKDLDCYDAKGLLLLPGFKDMHIHLDKTFYGGPWRGAVRRKNIFDIIEAEKTLLLELLPTAQERAEKLIELIAGFGSTYVRSHCNVDPTVGLRNLEELQKALANYSDKISHEIVAFPQHGLLLSESESLMREAMKLGATHVGGLDPTLVDGNMEKSLQTMVQIAVDSNAGIDIHLHEGGETGIKSVNRLADLTEEAGLQGKVTISHAFSLASLSESQAHEMASRLASLGISIASTIPIGKNTMPIPILQQRNVNVMLGNDSIMDPWSSLGIGDTLEKVHLAAGLYGWSYEEQLSQALSLATGGITPLNKEGKQVWPKVGDEASVVLVPASCSAEAVARLPKRAAVLHKGVLSSGELSYKKK is encoded by the coding sequence GTGGAGAAACAAGGCAAAGAATTTTCACGCAGGCGTTTTATTAGTCAAGCTTCAAAAATTGGAGGAGCTTCAGCTGTTTTAGGGGTGTCTGGGGCGATGGGACTTTTTATGGACGGTAGCGGCGAATATGTAGAAGCTAAAAAGCCGGATAAAGAAAAGCCACAGAAGAGTCCCAAAAAAGGTGATACCTTCATGCTATTAAATGTTCGCTTAGAAAGCGGATATGAGTACGAAAATGGATACATAGTAGCGACTCGTTCTGTCATACGTAACTTAGAAATAACAAAAGGAACGATATCAAAAATATTAGATCTTAAAGAATCCTATCGAAAAGACTTAGATTGTTATGATGCCAAAGGTCTTCTTTTACTTCCAGGGTTTAAAGATATGCATATTCACTTGGATAAAACTTTTTATGGAGGGCCATGGCGAGGAGCAGTACGCAGAAAAAATATTTTTGACATTATTGAAGCCGAAAAAACACTGCTTTTAGAGTTGCTGCCAACTGCTCAAGAAAGAGCAGAAAAGCTGATTGAACTGATTGCGGGCTTTGGCTCTACCTATGTTAGAAGTCACTGCAACGTAGACCCAACTGTAGGCCTTCGCAACCTTGAAGAGTTGCAAAAAGCTTTAGCGAATTATTCAGATAAAATTTCACATGAAATCGTTGCTTTTCCACAGCATGGACTTCTTCTTTCAGAATCTGAGTCGCTGATGCGTGAAGCAATGAAGTTAGGCGCTACTCATGTTGGAGGCCTAGATCCTACGCTAGTTGATGGAAATATGGAAAAATCTTTGCAGACAATGGTGCAGATTGCCGTTGATAGCAATGCAGGGATTGACATCCATCTGCATGAAGGTGGAGAAACAGGTATAAAATCAGTAAATCGCCTTGCGGATTTAACGGAAGAAGCAGGGCTTCAAGGAAAAGTAACAATTAGCCATGCTTTTTCACTTGCTTCACTAAGTGAAAGTCAAGCTCACGAAATGGCGAGTCGTTTAGCTTCTTTAGGAATTTCTATTGCTTCAACCATTCCAATCGGAAAAAACACTATGCCTATTCCAATCCTACAGCAACGAAATGTAAACGTAATGCTTGGGAATGACAGCATTATGGACCCATGGTCTTCTCTTGGAATTGGAGACACACTTGAGAAAGTGCATCTTGCCGCTGGTTTATATGGGTGGTCTTATGAAGAGCAGTTATCTCAAGCACTTTCACTTGCAACGGGAGGTATTACACCGTTGAATAAAGAAGGAAAGCAAGTTTGGCCGAAAGTAGGAGATGAAGCTTCAGTAGTGCTTGTTCCTGCAAGCTGTTCAGCAGAGGCTGTAGCACGCTTGCCGAAGCGCGCCGCTGTTCTTCATAAAGGTGTACTATCATCTGGTGAGCTTAGTTATAAAAAGAAATAG
- a CDS encoding twin-arginine translocase TatA/TatE family subunit: MLQNIGMPGLVIILVIALIVFGPSKLPEIGKAFGSTLREFKKSARDLVGEDNEKKEKEVK; this comes from the coding sequence ATGCTTCAAAATATCGGAATGCCAGGTTTAGTTATTATTCTAGTTATTGCTCTTATTGTTTTTGGACCTTCAAAACTTCCTGAAATAGGAAAGGCTTTTGGATCAACTCTGCGTGAGTTTAAAAAATCTGCTCGAGATTTAGTAGGGGAAGACAACGAGAAAAAAGAGAAAGAAGTAAAGTAA
- the tatC gene encoding twin-arginine translocase subunit TatC, with protein sequence MLEKQNMSLIQHLEELRKRIIITVIFFIIFVLGAFLYVQDIYHLLVSDLPFKLALLGPTDILMVYLTIATVVAITATLPFAAYQLWLFVKPALTKKERKIALAYIPALCLLFLGGISFGYFILSPMVLTFLMSLSDEMFATFFTTEKYFRFLLHMTLPFGFLFELPAVIMFLTSIGVINPHRLQKFRKYAYFLLIVVSIIITPPDFLSDILVTIPLLLLYEASITLSKIIYRKKLKVEEADDHSAQLD encoded by the coding sequence ATGCTTGAAAAACAAAACATGAGTTTAATTCAACACCTTGAAGAATTAAGAAAGAGAATTATTATTACTGTCATCTTTTTTATCATTTTTGTACTTGGAGCTTTTTTGTATGTTCAAGATATTTATCATCTGTTGGTAAGCGATTTACCTTTTAAGCTTGCTTTGTTAGGACCAACAGATATATTAATGGTTTATCTAACCATCGCTACAGTTGTGGCAATCACAGCTACGCTTCCATTTGCAGCTTACCAGCTATGGCTTTTTGTAAAGCCAGCATTAACAAAGAAAGAAAGAAAAATTGCTTTGGCGTATATACCCGCCTTATGCCTTTTGTTTTTGGGAGGAATTAGCTTCGGGTATTTTATTCTATCTCCCATGGTATTGACATTTTTAATGTCATTATCAGATGAAATGTTTGCGACTTTTTTTACTACGGAGAAATACTTCCGATTTTTGCTTCATATGACATTACCCTTTGGTTTCTTATTTGAATTGCCAGCCGTTATCATGTTTTTGACTAGCATAGGAGTTATTAACCCTCATCGCTTGCAAAAGTTTAGAAAATACGCTTATTTTTTATTGATTGTTGTGTCGATTATTATAACACCACCAGACTTTCTATCTGACATTCTTGTAACAATTCCACTTTTGCTTTTATATGAAGCAAGCATTACATTGTCTAAAATTATATATCGAAAAAAATTGAAAGTAGAAGAAGCGGACGATCACTCTGCACAGCTAGATTAA
- a CDS encoding DeoR/GlpR family DNA-binding transcription regulator, producing the protein MLQDERLEAILLYLEKHERITIETICEINAVSKDTARRYLIKLEELGKVVRIRGGAKKRSYSNELYDYKERLSMSSTIKDKIGEYAASLLNDGESLILDASTTVQFAAKHMKTHSHTIITNSINVVNELVGKEKIKVNILGGTLNSQHQAIYGSKAIKGIQEYKVDKCIIGTCGISEEGLSTSIEEEGLLLKEMIRRSQQTILLADSSKFNKLFFQKVCELELIDVLITNEDLPLNLQKELNKYSVEVINVNQHL; encoded by the coding sequence ATGTTACAAGATGAGCGATTAGAGGCTATTCTTTTGTATTTAGAAAAGCATGAACGAATTACGATAGAAACGATATGTGAAATAAATGCTGTATCGAAAGATACAGCACGCAGGTATTTGATTAAGCTAGAAGAGTTGGGGAAAGTGGTAAGAATAAGAGGAGGAGCTAAAAAACGATCCTACTCTAATGAACTATATGATTACAAAGAAAGGCTAAGTATGTCTTCAACGATTAAAGACAAAATCGGTGAATATGCGGCGTCTTTACTGAATGATGGAGAGAGCTTGATACTAGATGCTTCTACCACTGTACAGTTTGCTGCTAAACATATGAAAACCCATAGCCATACTATAATTACCAATTCGATAAATGTGGTAAACGAATTAGTGGGAAAAGAAAAGATTAAAGTAAATATATTGGGAGGAACCTTAAACTCTCAGCATCAAGCTATCTACGGATCAAAAGCTATTAAAGGTATTCAAGAATATAAGGTAGATAAGTGCATAATTGGTACTTGTGGAATTTCTGAAGAAGGCTTATCAACTTCAATAGAAGAAGAAGGACTTCTTCTTAAAGAAATGATTAGACGCTCTCAGCAAACGATTTTGCTAGCAGATTCAAGTAAATTTAATAAACTATTTTTTCAAAAAGTTTGTGAACTAGAATTAATTGACGTACTGATTACTAATGAAGATCTTCCACTAAATTTACAAAAAGAATTAAACAAATATTCAGTTGAAGTTATTAATGTGAATCAACATTTATAA